The sequence below is a genomic window from Granulicatella elegans.
AAAAACCATGACCATCTAAAATCGTTGTACCACGACCAATTTTTTCTTGAATTTGGGCACCAATCTCTTCATATTTCTTAGAGATAATCATAAAGGATTTCTTAGAGTTAAATCCTTCTAATACAAGGTTAATCATTCGACTTGCTGTAAATAAATAAATTAACGTAATAACTACCTTTTCTAAATCAGAAATAATCGATAGTGGACTGACAACAAAAATGTCTAATAGTAATAATGAAACTGATACATTCCATCCTAAATATTTCTTCATCATCATCGCAATAATATCCGTACCAGCAGTAGTACCATTTCCTAGCATCACAACTCCTAAAGCTGCACCAGCCACAACTCCACCACCAATAGCCGCTAATAATGAATTATGCGGAACAAATTGATACAAACCTCTTGTAATATCTAAAAATACCGACATCAAAATAACCGCATAGATAGTATAAAACATCGTTCTTCTCTCTAAAAATTGATAGCCTATTAATAGTAAAGCAATATTAATGACTAAGTTAGAAGTCCCCGGATTAATACCAAATATATAATATAGTAACAAAGTAATCCCTGTTACACCACCACTCCCAAACTGATTTGGAATCACAACTGCATTAATCGTAAAAGAAAAAATAAAAGAACCCATGGTAACCATTAGTATTGAAGTAATCGTTTCTTGATTAATATATTTTTTCATAAAGACTTCTCCTTTCTCTTACTCTGGGTCTCTATGGAATCTTCCATAGAAGTTTTCCGTTGCAAATTGATTAATGATAACGCGAGGATCTGCTTCTTTTAAAACAGAAATTGCATCAATCAATTCATAAGAAGACAACACGGTATGTAATAAATACATCTTTTCATGACTAAATCCACCAATCGCTTCTACACATGAAATACCATGACGAATATTTTTTAAATAAGCTTGCATGACTTCTTCACCATAACGCGTTGTAATTTGTAAAGTTACACGATGATAGCGTTGATGGAAATTGCTAATGACTTTCGTTGAAATATATTGGAATAAAATAGAATATCCTGCATATTTCCAACCAAAAATAGCACCGAATATTAATAACAATAATGTATTAAAGAAAAATACTTCTTGCCAAATTGTTTTACCATTTCGATTAGAAAAGAATAAGGCGATAAAATCCGTTCCACCTGTAGAAGCATTCCCTTTTAGCGCAATAGAAATATAAATCCCGTTCAATACTCCTCCAAAAATAACATTTAATAAAACATCATCAAAAATAGGAGCAAAGTTTAATACTCGAATGAAAAAAACTTCCACATAAAACTTGTAAAATTGAAAAAAATGTAAATCTAGGACTAATTCCTCGATAACAAATAATAGCAACAGGAATATTTAAAGCTAACATCATTAATGAAATGGATAAATCCAATCCAACTAACTCCCCAATTTGATGAATTAAAATAGAAATCCCTAAAAATCCACTTGAAAGGAGATTCGAAGGTTGAATAAATACTTTTAACGTAAATGCTTGTAAAAATCCTGATACTAAAATAGCTAAAAAGCTTACTAGATGACGAACTTTTGGATCTTTACGATATTTACGATACATAGCGGGATTCAATAAACTCATAGACGTTCCCCCACTTTAAAGTGATAACGAATATGATCCGGTGTTAACACTTTTAATTCAGAATCTTGATATAAATAAGGCCATTCCATTTCTTCTAAACGATCTACAATAGACTCCAGCACTTTAATTTCAGGGACAAAGAACATAATTTCTCTAACACCATACATCGTATGATTCGAATCAATTACTTGCCACTCATTAATCGCAATCGAATAATAATGATCATTAAATTGAAAATTAATTCGTTCTGCAACATAATCATAAGTCGTTTTAAACTGAAAAGTGTTTGTTAAAAAATCAGATGTCTTTTGAATATCTTCCACAATATAATGGACTTGATTCAAACGTGTTTTAGCAGGTAATCCATGAATTCCAGTATCCCCTAGTTGAAGAAATTCTTGAATAGGAATCGTCACTTCATTTCCTTCTAAATATTGCATTTCATGATTCACATCTTCTAGTAACAAATCTTTTTTTACACAGTAAAATTTCAAACGATTTTGCTCAGGATCCATAATATAAAACCCTTCACTATAACCATCATCACAAGTTGCCATAATCATTTGCTCTTCTAGTAAAAAATGATTGCTTAAATCTCCTAATAACTGTTTCTTAGGAATTTCAAATCCTAAATAATACGTTAAATTAGTTTTACGAGAGCCAGAATTTTCAGCTGTTATTAGACGAATCATTGGAATACTTCCTTGAGGTAATCCTAATAAAATTTCCGTTTCAAAATCTTGTAAAATGGTCATTCCTAAAACTTGCGTATAAAATCTCTTCATACTATGAATATTTTCTACAAATAACGTTACTTGGGCAATATCCCATTCTTTTTTTGAACCAGAAGGCAATAAATTTTTTACATAGTCAAATAAATTTTTCACTACTCTTCATCCTTTATTGTTCCATTTTTAAAATAAAATAATCCGAACATCATATCAGATTTGTAGTCATCAATAGTTCGGATTCAACATAAATTCATTCTAGTTTTCGAAAGCAACTGTTAATGGTGGTACAACTTGTTTTTTACGAGATACAACACCTGGTAAAATCAATAAACCATTTTCATACTCAGTATTAAATGCTTTAGCAACAGTATCTAACGCTTCCCCTACCACTAATCCAGTAGATACACTTGTTAAAATATTAGTTACTACTAATAAGAAAGTATCGTAACCATGAGTTGCATTTGCTTCTTTCATGCTAAATTCTAATGCTTCTCTACGAGATAATAATTCTTGTTCATCCACAACATTCACTTGTGCAATACGCATATTGTAAGAACCCATTGGGAATGATTTAGCATCTAAATCAATTAATTCTGCTTCAGATTTAGTAGATAAATTTGTACCTGCTTTTAACATTTCTAATCCATAAGAGTTTACATCAATTTCAGCAATACGAGCTAATTCAGTTGCTGCTTCAATATCTTGTTGTGTACATGTTGGTGATTTGAATAATAATGTGTCAGAAACAATAGCTGAAACCATTAATCCTGCAATTTCTTTTGGAATTTCGATTCCGTATTCTTTATACATTTTAAATAAAATCGTATTTGTACATCCTACTGGTTCACAACGATAGAATAGAGGATTTGCCGTTTGGAAATTCGCAATACGGTGATGATCCACAACATATTGTACTTCAACTTTTTCAACATCACTAGCACTTTGTTGAACTTCGTTATGGTCTACTAATGCTACACAATTTGTTTCTTCACTTAATGAAGTGACAACACGAGGAGCTGTTCTATTAAAATAATTTAATGCATATTGAGTTTCCTCATTAGGCTCACCTAGTGCAACTGCTTCTGCATCTTCTCCTAATTGTTTTAATAAATAAGCATACGAAATAGCTGATGTAATCGCATCTGTATCTGGATTTTGGTGTCCAAAAACTAATAATTTACTCATCTTTTATCCTCACTTTTATAATTTTTATACTGATTATTTTACCACACAATATTTAGAAAACCAATCTAAACATCTAAATATCCTTTGTATTCTTGCGTTCTTAAAATACGATTCGCATTTGCAACACGTTCTTTTGTTGGTGGTTCAATATGTTCTAATTTGTATGGAATCCCTAAGTTTTTCCATTTATAAACGCCTAAACGATGATATGGTAAAACTTCGAATTTTAATACATTTTTCAATCCTGCTACAAAATCACTTAATCTTTGTAAATATTCATCATAATCTGAGCGTTCAGGAACTAGTACGTGACGAATCCAAACTGGTTGACCTTTTTCTGATAAATATTCTGCTAATTGTAAAATATTTTTATTAGTCCAAGCAGTTAATTTCTTATGTTGTTCATCATCAATATGTTTAATATCTAATAAAATTAAATCTGTATATTCTAATAATTCTTCGAATTTACTAAAGAATGGTTCATCATACGTAAATGGCATTCCGCAACTATCTAATGTAGTGTGAATTCCCATTGCTTTACAACGTTTGAAGAAATCAATTAGAAAATCAACTTGTAGTAAAGGTTCTCCTCCACTCACTGTTACGCCACCTTTTTTCCCCCAAAAGGCACGATAACGTAATGCTTCCTCTAATAATTCTTGACTTGTAATTTTTTGTCCCGCTCCAATATTCCAAGTATCTGGATTATGGCAAAACTCACATCTCATTCGGCAGCCTTGCATAAATGTTACAAACCGAATGCCAGGTCCATCAACTGACCCAAAACTCTCTGTAGAATGAATATATCCAACAACTGGTTCACTCATTCATAATCCCTCCATTTTTTCGATTCTCTTTTAACATGATTTGTTACCATTATAACACATTTTTCATAAAAACGGTTAGAGGCTTGTTTCGTCAACTACATTTTTCAGTGCGTAATGTTTCAAAGTAATTTCTAATTCAGTATCTAAACTAGAAATTAGTATAAAATTCTTCTATTTTCAAAAAGACGTTCAATAATTTTTCTTGTATGATTTCTACTTTATTTTTATCAAGTTTATTTTCAAATAAATATATAGAATAAGGTATTTCAATTTGAATTGCTTCTACATTCGGTTGTTTGGATAATTCATGAATAATATTTCCACCTTTAAATGGTGTATCTACTTGAATAGAAAGTTTTTCTTTTTCAAAACAACTTACAATAAATTCCAACGATTTTTTTGAAATGGTTGCTTCATTCCTAGTACTAATAATAATTTTTTCTGTTTTAAAATATTTATCATCATAGCTATGTAAATCTAGTAAACAAATTTTTGTAAAATTTTGTTCTTTTAAGGATATTTGTTCCAATATTGCATCGTAATAAGGGGTATAAAATTCCTTTAGCCATTGTTGCTGGATTGCTTTAGAAGGATATTGTTTAAATAATGGATTTCCAACTTCATCATATTTTGGAATGATTGATCGTGTGGAAGTTTTAGAAGTATATTTTGATCGATTCACATCTACGATATATCTCGTAAGTTTCGAAGAAATACTTGTAAATGGAAAGTCTTTAATGAATGTATCCATTTCCCAATCAGTATGAATTCGTTTTGCTTTTGGATTTATTCGTACTTGAATTTCTTCAGGAATTTTTAATCCAGAATGAGGAATAGACAATAAAATAGGAGAAGCATGATTTACTTGTTTTACAGTGATATATGAATTCATGAAATCCTCCTAGTAATACTGAGATTATTAAGTAAATTTAGTATACTTTATTTTAGAGAGGTGAATCAAATGAGTCAACGTGAAATTGATGAAATGTATTCTTATTTATTAGAATTTACAGCTGATGTATTATATTGTGCAGCTCCATATAGTGAAGATAGAAAAGGATTAGCTGCCATTACTTATAATCCAGAGTTTAAACAAAATTTTCTTTTATCGTATCGTAATGAACAAGATACTGTTGAAATGCCTGAAGAAACAAGACAAATAACTACAGAAGTTTGAATGACTTTTGGTGAAGTGATTGATTATGCCTTAAATCAATTACAAGAGTTCCGACTAAAGTATTATCCAAAGCAACAAATGAAACGGTCTCTAAGATTATAATAGATTTTGGAAAGCAAATTTTATTCATTCCAAGTATTGACAGTTATTAGACATATTGCTATAATAACTCTTGTACTGTTCTAGTAGCTCAGCAGGATAGAGCATTCGCCTTCTAAGCGAACGGTCGGGGGTTCGAATCCCTCCTAGAACGTAAGCAAGGAACGTTGATATTTCAACGTTCTTTTTTGTTTTATGATAAAACTTTTACAGTTCAAAAAGAGACGACTCGAGTCGTCTCTTTTTCGACTAAAAATCAAACAAGGATAATTGATTTTCATCTGGTAAGTCCTCTAATACTTTATTCTCAGTCATATAATCAATTAAAGTTTTAGAAACTTTCCCACGTGTTGCTAAATCTTTTTTAGAAATAAATGGTTGTTCTTGTCTTGCTTCAACAATTTTGTTGGCTACGTTTAACCCTAATCCTGGAATTGATCTAAATGGAGCAATTAAACTATCTCCTTCAATGACAAAATTCACTGCATCAGATTTTTCAATATCAACCATTTTAAAATTAAATCCACGTTCACACATTTCATTCGCTAGTTCAAGTACGGTTAATAAGTTTACTTCCTTCGCACTTGCATCATTTCCTTTGTCACGAATTTCCTTCATTCTTTGCTTAATCATTTCTTTTCCTTGTGACATTGCCACAATATCAAAGTCTTGAGCACGAACTGAGAAATAAGCACAATAATATAATAAAGGTTTATGAACTTTAAACCATGCTACACGTAAAGCCATTAATACATAGGCTGCCGCATGGGCTTTCGGGAACATATACTTAATCTTCAAGCAAGATTCAATGTACCATTCTGGAACATTATTTTCTCGCATCATGGCTTGATAGTCTTCTGGTATTCCCTTTCCTTTACGTACGCCTTCCATAATTTTGAAAGCAGCACCGTTTTCGACACCTTTATGAATTAAGTACACCATAATATCATCACGACATCCAATTACTTCCGAAAGTGGAATGCCATGTAGTCGAATTAATTCTTCGGCATTTCCAAGATATACGTCTGTTCCGTGAGATAGTCCTGAAATTTGTAGTAACTCTGTAAATGTACTTGGTTTTGTTTGTTCTAACATTCCACGTACAAATTTTGTACCAAACTCAGGAATTCCGAGTGTACCCGTATTAGAATCAATTTGTTCTGGCGTAACGCCTAACACTTCTGTTCCACCAAAGATTTTCATCACTTCTGGATCATCAGGTGGAATATCCTTCGGTTCAATTCCTGATAAATCTTGTAGCATTCTAATCACAGTCGGATCATCGTGTCCAAGTATGTCGAGTTTTAACACATTATCATGGATGGAGTGGAAATCAAAGTGTGTCGTTTTCCACTCTGCATTTTGGTCATCAGCTGGAAATTGGATTGGAGTAAAATCGTAAACATCCATATAATCTGGAATTACAATAATTCCCCCTGGGTGTTGTCCGGTACTTCTTTTTACTCCTGTACATCCTTTTGCTAAACGATCAATTTCCGCTTGTCTAAATTCTAATCCTAAATCTCGTTCATATCCTTTTACATATCCGAAGGCTGTTTTATCTGCTACAGTACCAATGGTTCCTGCACGATATACATAATCTTCTCCGAATAACACTTTCGTATAGTTATGCGCTTGTGGTTGATATTCCCCTGAGAAGTTTAAATCGATATCGGGTACTTTATCCCCGTAGAACCCTAAGAACGTTTCAAATGGAATATCGTGTCCATCTTTTGCAAGACGTGTTCCACAGTTTGGACAATTTTTTTCTGGTAAATCAAATCCTGAACCAACAGAACCATCATCAAAAAATTCTGAATAACAACAGTTTGGACAACGATAGTGAGGTGCTAATGGATTTACTTCGGTAATTCCCGTTAATGTTGCTACTAAAGAAGAACCAACAGATCCACGGGAACCTACTAAATACCCATCTTCATTACTCTTATGCACTAATTTTTGAGAAATTAAGTAAATAACCGAGAATCCATTTCCAATAATACTCTTTAATTCTTTATCGATACGTTTCTCAACGATTTCTGGTAATTCTTCTCCATACCATTCATGAGCTTTATCATAACTTAATTTTGTAATTTCATCTTCGGCCCCTTCAATTTTAGGCGTATATAAGTCATCTTTAATTGGAATAATCACTTCTAGCTGATCATTAACCCAATGAGTATTTGTCACAACGACTTCAAAAGCTTTTTTTTCTCCTAAAAAGGCGAATTCATCTAGCATTTCATTCGTCGTTCTAAAGTGAACATCTGGATAATTCAATTTTTGTCCATTATTCACAGATGTTAGTAAGATTTCTCGATAGATTTTATCCTCAGGATTTAAGTAGTGAACATTCCCTGTTGCAACAACTGGAATATCCAATTCTTCTCCTAATTTCACGAGATTTTTAATAATTTCTTCTAGATGGTGTTCATTTCGAATTAATTCTTTATCAATTAATGGGCGATAGACTGCTTTTGGCATAATTTCAATATAATCATAAAATTGAGCCTTTTCTTTTGCCTCTTCATAGCCTTTTTGCATCATTGCTTCAAAGACTTCCCCTTCGCTACATCCAGACCCAATTAAAAATGAATCTCTATTTTCAATTAACATACTACGTAAAATTCGAGGAACTCTATAAAAATATTGTACATTTGAAGCTGAAACTACTTTAAAGAGTTCTTTCAATCCTGCTTGATGTTTTGCAAAAATCGTTGCATGGAACGGACGACCATTTTTGAACACTTCTTCTGGATGTAAGTTCGTATTCAATTGGTCATGATAAATGAGTCCATGATCATTGGCTGCTTCTTTTAAGAAAATATGACATAAATGTCCAGTTGTTTCTGAGTCATATACCGCACGGTGATGTTGTTCTAAGGCAACATTATAACGTTTTGCTAATGTATTTAATCGGTGAGATTTTAATTGTGGATGTAATAATCTGGATAACTCTAATGTATCAATAACCGGTTGAGTTGTTTTTTCCAAGCCCTCTTTTTCATATCCAGTATTTAAGAATCCCATATCGAAACTGGCATTATGCGCTACTAAAATAGTATCTTTTGTAAATTCTGAAAATTCCTTCAACACTTGTGCTTGTGATTTAGAGCCACGAACCATATCATCTGTAATACCTGTTAATTGAATCGTTGTCGCAGATAATGGATGTCCTGGGTCAATAAATTCTTCAAACTTATCGATAACATTTCCTTTATGCATTTTAACGGCTGCTAATTCAATAATGGAATCATAAATAGCTGATAAACCAGTTGTTTCCACGTCAAATACGACATAAGTCGCATCTTCTAATAAAATATGTTGTGGATTATAGGCAACATTCACTTGGTCATCGACAATATTTCCTTCTAATCCATATAAAATTTTAATATTATTTCCTTTTCCTGCTCCATGAGCTTCTGGATACGATTGTAAGTTTGCATGGTCTGTAATGGCTACAGCAGGATGTCCCCATTTAGCTGCTTGTTTCACTAAATCACTAGCAGAATTCGTTGCATCCATGACCGACATATTGGTATGTAAATGCAATTCAATTCGTTTTTGGTCTTCTGGAGCGCGATCGATTCGACCAATATGATCGACTTTCTTCATATCTCGAATAATCATGTTTAATTCTTGAGAAAATTTATTATTCTCAATATTTCCGTACGCTTTGACCCATGTTCCTTTTTTCAAGTCTGCTAAACGTTCTTCATCTTCAGCTGTTGAGGGAAATAAAGTCGCCCCAATCGATGAAGTGTAGTCCGTCATTTTAATATTCGCAAAGGACTTTCCACTTGCTTTTCTTGTACGAATTTCAATATCAAAAATTTGCGCTTCGACTAATACATTTCGCTCTTCTTCATAAATATCTGCAATATCTTTTGTTTCTAAATTACTACGAATTGCTTTTCCATATAAAATGGATGAATCTGTATCGACTGCAGCAAGTTTAGACGCTGCTGTTTCTTGATTTTCCTTTTGTTGAACAGCTTTTTCTTGATATACTTGTTCAATCGTTTCATGTTTGATCCGTAACTCTTCTTCTAATTGACTACCTAATTCGTCATTGACAATAATTTCAACGCCCAATTTTGGAAATCCAAAATTCTCAAAATATTGTTGAATTTTTTTGATGTAATTTTCATTGACATGAGATTTGGTAATTTCATTTGGGCAATGAAATTGTATTTTTTTCTGATTCCAAATAGGGATTTGTCCAGAAAGTAATTGTACAACTAACGGTGATTCTTGTTCTAATTGAAAGAGAACCATTTCCCAATACGCTTGAATTTGTTTTTGGGTAATTGCAGATTCTTCTCTCGTATTCACCATTAATCTCACTTGAGCAATTTTTTCATAAGTCTGTTTTAATTGTTCATAGAAACGTTTGAATTTTTCGTACTGAATGACTTGATTTGTCTCAATATGAAAACACCATTCAGGAATACTTTTTGTAATATCAATTTTTGTTAATAAGGCTTGATCAAAATCTGGTTGTAAAAACTCTTCATTGTCTAGCTGCAATTGATTCATTAACGTTAAAAATAATTGTTGTTGATGTTCTGACACTTGATCACTCCTCTCTAAAACTGAAAAAATAAGTGTGGTTTTCTATTCTGTTATTATAGAAAACCATCACTTACCTCCTGTTACTTGTTAAAATAATTTACTAATATCATTCCATGTCACTAAAATCATTAAAATGATTAAGAATACTGCCCCAGCAATTGTAATATACGATTCTTTTTCAGGGCTTAATGGTTTCTTACGAATCCCTTCAATTACATTAAGAACTAATTTTCCACCATCTAATGCAGGGATAGGTAATAAATTCATCATTCCTAAATTTGCACTAATTAATCCTAAGAAATTCAAAATAGAAATAAATCCACTTTGAGCCACTTGGGAAGTTACTGAGAAAATGGCTACTGGACCACCTAATTGATTAATCGAAAATCCTTTTGTAAAGAAGGATGCAATCGTTAAGAATACTGAACTGATCACAAACCAAGTTTGAGTAAATCCATACAGTACTTTAGACAATACATCTGTTTTCTTCGCCGATTCAATTCCTAAAACCCCAACTTTAGATCCATTTGATAAGTCATACGCTTTAGGCGTTACTACAATCGTTTGTTGAGTTCCATTTCGTTCAATGACAAGTTTTGTTTCAAGATCAGCTCGTGGGGAAATTTGTTTACTAATATCTCCCCATTTTTGTACTGGTTGTCCTTCAATTTCAATAATTTTATCTCCAACTTGTAAACCAGCTGTTTGAGCAGCAGATTCACTTGCAAAGTTTCCAACTACTGCTTCCTGAGAAGGAACTCCTCCTGCTAGAAATGCCACGATTATAAATGTAATAATCGATAAAATAAAATTATTCATCGGACCCGCAAAATTTGTTAACATACGGTTTTTTAAGCTGGCTGAATTAAACTGACGTTCAATTGGAGCAACGACAACTTCTGTTCCATCTTCTTCTATAATGGTTGCTTTTTTAGAAACCTTTAATATATCTAATTCTTCTTTTTGAGGTTTATATCCTCTTACTTCCATCTTTTCTTGTAAATCACAAGATTCAATTTGGAAAGGAATTCCTTGTTCTAATCCAGTTGATGGATCAAATGAAATTTGCTGAACCATTCCATCTTCCAAACGAAGTGTCACCATCATACCCGGCTTAATATTTTGATCATCTTCCTCATGACCTGCCATACGAACATATCCACCAACGGGTAATAATCGTAATGTATAAACTGTTTCACCCTTACGCACTTGGAATACTTTTGGTCCCATTCCAACGGCAAATTCCTTTACTAAAATACCTGCACGTTTTGCAAAATAAAAGTGTCCAAATTCATGAATGATCACAATAACACCAAATACAAATAAAAATGCAATAATTGTTTTAATCATATGTCCTCCTTAATGAGTACCAAAAAATTTCAATACAATTTGAAACATGAACATTGCAAAAAATGTTGAATCAAATCGGTCTAATACTCCTCCATGACCTGGAAAAATCTTTCCAGAATCTTTTACATTAAATCTACGTTTATAAGCAGATTCCACCAAATCTCCTAATTGCCCAAATACAGATAAGGCAATCATTAAAATGGTCATTTCGATAAAATGAAATCCTAATGGATTAAATAATTTTAAAGCGATAGTTCCTAAGCCTATAGCTCCAATCACTCCACCAATAGAACCTTCAATTGTTTTATTCGGACTAATCGCTGGAGCTAATTTATGTTTACCAAAAGCTCTTCCTGTAAAATAAGCAAACGTATCTGTACCCCAAATAATACAGAAAACAAAGACTACCATTCCAAAACCATATTCTCTAACAAATAAAATTCCGGAAAATCCTCCACCAACATATAAAGCTATCAGTGATAAGAAACTGACATCTTCAATGGAAAGAATCTCACTTTTATATACCGTTAACGACATTAACAACATGACGCATAAGAAGAAAATATAAAAGAAATCTACTCCTACTGGCAATTCAATTATGGGTGCTCTTGCAAAAATAATCGATAGTGTAGCAATAATCGTTAAAAATCCTTCAAAAGAAAAAATCGATAATTTCTTCATTTGGAAAAATTCAAAAACCGCAACAAATGCTAAAAATGCAATAACTGCTTTTAATAAATGCCCACCAATGATTAAAATAGGAACAAACAACATCAAGGCAACTATGGCAGTGATAATACGTGTCTTCATGAAATTAATCCTCCATATCGTCTCTGACGTTTCTGGTACGTTAAAATCGCTTGTTCTAAATCTTCTTTACTAAAATCTGGCCAAAAAATATCTGTAAAATAATATTCACTATATGCTAATTGCCATAAAAGAAAATTACTTAACCGTTGTTCACCACTTGTACGAATCATTAAGTCTGGTTGCGATAAATCTCCTAAAAAATTCGTTTGTAAATGATTCGCAAATACTTCTTCATTAATGGATTCTGCATCATACTCACCGTTTGATACATCTGCTGCAATTTCTTTTACTGCTTGAAGAATTTCTGCTCTAGAACCATAATTTAAAGCAAAACATAGAGTCATTCCTGTATTGTCTTTTGTATCCTCGACAGCTTTTTCAACGACTCTTCTTGTCGCTTCTGGTAATTGATCGGTAAATCCAATTAAACGAATACGCATATTTCTCTCTTGCAATTCAGGCATAAATGAACTAAAAAAATCACCAGGAAGTTTCATTAAAAAGCTTACTTCTTCAGTAGGTCTCTTCCAGTT
It includes:
- a CDS encoding YitT family protein is translated as MKKYINQETITSILMVTMGSFIFSFTINAVVIPNQFGSGGVTGITLLLYYIFGINPGTSNLVINIALLLIGYQFLERRTMFYTIYAVILMSVFLDITRGLYQFVPHNSLLAAIGGGVVAGAALGVVMLGNGTTAGTDIIAMMMKKYLGWNVSVSLLLLDIFVVSPLSIISDLEKVVITLIYLFTASRMINLVLEGFNSKKSFMIISKKYEEIGAQIQEKIGRGTTILDGHGFYSREERKVLFVAVNRLQVMTLQRIIHDVDPEAFTIITEVTHVIGEGFTYQTKS
- a CDS encoding VOC family protein, with the protein product MKNLFDYVKNLLPSGSKKEWDIAQVTLFVENIHSMKRFYTQVLGMTILQDFETEILLGLPQGSIPMIRLITAENSGSRKTNLTYYLGFEIPKKQLLGDLSNHFLLEEQMIMATCDDGYSEGFYIMDPEQNRLKFYCVKKDLLLEDVNHEMQYLEGNEVTIPIQEFLQLGDTGIHGLPAKTRLNQVHYIVEDIQKTSDFLTNTFQFKTTYDYVAERINFQFNDHYYSIAINEWQVIDSNHTMYGVREIMFFVPEIKVLESIVDRLEEMEWPYLYQDSELKVLTPDHIRYHFKVGERL
- a CDS encoding N-formylglutamate amidohydrolase, giving the protein MNSYITVKQVNHASPILLSIPHSGLKIPEEIQVRINPKAKRIHTDWEMDTFIKDFPFTSISSKLTRYIVDVNRSKYTSKTSTRSIIPKYDEVGNPLFKQYPSKAIQQQWLKEFYTPYYDAILEQISLKEQNFTKICLLDLHSYDDKYFKTEKIIISTRNEATISKKSLEFIVSCFEKEKLSIQVDTPFKGGNIIHELSKQPNVEAIQIEIPYSIYLFENKLDKNKVEIIQEKLLNVFLKIEEFYTNF
- the pflA gene encoding pyruvate formate-lyase-activating protein, with protein sequence MSEPVVGYIHSTESFGSVDGPGIRFVTFMQGCRMRCEFCHNPDTWNIGAGQKITSQELLEEALRYRAFWGKKGGVTVSGGEPLLQVDFLIDFFKRCKAMGIHTTLDSCGMPFTYDEPFFSKFEELLEYTDLILLDIKHIDDEQHKKLTAWTNKNILQLAEYLSEKGQPVWIRHVLVPERSDYDEYLQRLSDFVAGLKNVLKFEVLPYHRLGVYKWKNLGIPYKLEHIEPPTKERVANANRILRTQEYKGYLDV
- a CDS encoding YitT family protein → MSLLNPAMYRKYRKDPKVRHLVSFLAILVSGFLQAFTLKVFIQPSNLLSSGFLGISILIHQIGELVGLDLSISLMMLALNIPVAIICYRGISPRFTFFSILQVLCGSFFHSSIKLCSYF
- a CDS encoding YitT family protein — translated: MEVFFIRVLNFAPIFDDVLLNVIFGGVLNGIYISIALKGNASTGGTDFIALFFSNRNGKTIWQEVFFFNTLLLLIFGAIFGWKYAGYSILFQYISTKVISNFHQRYHRVTLQITTRYGEEVMQAYLKNIRHGISCVEAIGGFSHEKMYLLHTVLSSYELIDAISVLKEADPRVIINQFATENFYGRFHRDPE
- a CDS encoding manganese-dependent inorganic pyrophosphatase, encoding MSKLLVFGHQNPDTDAITSAISYAYLLKQLGEDAEAVALGEPNEETQYALNYFNRTAPRVVTSLSEETNCVALVDHNEVQQSASDVEKVEVQYVVDHHRIANFQTANPLFYRCEPVGCTNTILFKMYKEYGIEIPKEIAGLMVSAIVSDTLLFKSPTCTQQDIEAATELARIAEIDVNSYGLEMLKAGTNLSTKSEAELIDLDAKSFPMGSYNMRIAQVNVVDEQELLSRREALEFSMKEANATHGYDTFLLVVTNILTSVSTGLVVGEALDTVAKAFNTEYENGLLILPGVVSRKKQVVPPLTVAFEN